Proteins encoded within one genomic window of Candidatus Bathyarchaeota archaeon:
- the arsM gene encoding arsenite methyltransferase: MDEVELKEMIRKSYAEIAKKKSSCCSSSCCKGPVDIEEGYKKPGYVEEELKSLSDEVFSLGCGNPVALASLKEGETVLDLGSGSGFDCFLAAKKVGEKGRVIGIDMTPEMIDRARKAARNGNYRNVEFRLGEIENLPVADNSVDVIISNCVINLSPNKKRIFEEAFRVLKPGGRLIISDIVLLKELPKAIRENEQAYVGCISGAVLNNEYLELIKSAGFRNVKILRESQFPTDLIIDDPTTKALMEGFCISNRDAKEYANLIVSITVYGIKPNKPRRC; the protein is encoded by the coding sequence ATGGATGAAGTTGAATTAAAAGAGATGATAAGGAAAAGTTACGCTGAAATAGCGAAAAAGAAAAGTAGCTGTTGTTCAAGCTCATGTTGCAAAGGGCCCGTAGATATAGAAGAAGGTTACAAGAAGCCCGGTTATGTTGAAGAAGAATTAAAATCTCTCTCCGATGAGGTTTTCAGTCTAGGTTGTGGAAATCCGGTTGCCTTAGCATCTTTAAAAGAAGGAGAAACTGTGCTTGACTTAGGCTCAGGAAGCGGCTTTGATTGTTTTTTAGCTGCGAAAAAGGTTGGCGAAAAAGGGAGAGTTATCGGTATCGATATGACGCCTGAAATGATCGATAGGGCAAGGAAAGCCGCTAGGAATGGTAATTATAGAAACGTGGAATTTAGACTTGGAGAAATAGAAAATCTCCCCGTTGCAGATAACTCCGTTGACGTGATAATTTCGAATTGCGTCATTAATCTTTCACCAAACAAAAAGCGAATATTTGAAGAAGCTTTTAGGGTTTTAAAGCCTGGCGGCAGGCTAATAATTTCTGACATCGTCTTGCTGAAAGAGTTGCCCAAGGCGATAAGGGAAAACGAGCAAGCGTATGTTGGCTGCATCTCCGGAGCAGTATTGAATAATGAATATCTTGAGCTGATCAAAAGCGCAGGTTTCAGAAATGTAAAAATATTAAGGGAGTCACAGTTTCCAACTGACCTTATAATTGACGATCCAACAACAAAGGCTCTCATGGAAGGATTTTGCATTTCAAATCGAGATGCAAAAGAATATGCCAACTTAATCGTAAGTATAACCGTTTATGGAATTAAGCCGAATAAACCGCGGCGGTGCTAA
- a CDS encoding HgcAB-associated protein, translating into MNDKVKCCGIDAVVTLDSKGQIVLPKDVREKIKLRPNDKLAIISCHSGDEACCLIMV; encoded by the coding sequence TTGAACGATAAAGTGAAATGTTGCGGGATTGATGCTGTTGTTACACTTGATTCGAAGGGTCAGATAGTTCTTCCGAAAGATGTTAGAGAGAAAATTAAGCTTAGGCCTAATGATAAATTGGCGATTATTAGTTGTCATAGCGGTGATGAGGCGTGTTGCCTTATCATGGTGTAG
- a CDS encoding tetrahydromethanopterin S-methyltransferase subunit H gives MWKFSMEQKVYDIGGFRVGGEAYENPSLMIGSIFYRGDKIVEDEKTGEFSREEAETRIRMVEELVDRTGLAAMIDIVCSNPEAAHRYVEFVADTTNLPVSIDAVSEEAAVSGIKAAQDLGILERTVFNSISPETKETVYAKIREAGLKSAIILTYSARAIISSAERVKILETLIPKVKAAGIEKILVDTVVVDVATLGLACKAIREVKERFGYPSGCGAHNAISSWKSLREKMDKNLKNALSAVVNTLPLAVGADFILYGPIDAADHIFPAASLINATYGQILLEEGKKLDPKHPRFKISRF, from the coding sequence ATGTGGAAGTTCTCGATGGAACAGAAGGTTTATGATATAGGTGGTTTCAGGGTGGGCGGCGAAGCCTATGAGAATCCATCCCTAATGATAGGAAGCATCTTTTACAGGGGGGACAAGATTGTCGAAGATGAGAAGACTGGTGAGTTTAGCCGCGAAGAGGCTGAGACGCGCATTAGGATGGTCGAGGAACTCGTAGATAGGACGGGGTTGGCAGCGATGATCGACATTGTATGCAGCAATCCAGAAGCCGCCCATAGGTATGTAGAGTTTGTTGCGGATACTACAAACTTGCCTGTATCTATAGATGCGGTTTCTGAAGAGGCGGCTGTGAGCGGTATTAAGGCAGCTCAGGATCTTGGGATACTGGAGAGGACCGTTTTTAACTCGATAAGCCCTGAGACAAAAGAGACTGTGTACGCGAAAATTAGGGAGGCCGGTTTGAAGTCAGCCATCATCCTCACATACAGTGCAAGGGCTATAATCTCATCAGCGGAAAGAGTTAAGATTCTTGAGACTTTGATACCGAAGGTTAAGGCGGCTGGCATCGAAAAGATTCTTGTTGACACAGTAGTCGTCGATGTAGCCACATTAGGATTGGCATGCAAGGCTATCCGCGAAGTGAAGGAAAGGTTCGGTTATCCCTCCGGATGTGGAGCACATAACGCGATATCATCATGGAAAAGCCTAAGAGAGAAGATGGACAAAAACCTTAAAAATGCCCTGTCCGCCGTTGTCAACACGCTTCCTCTCGCCGTAGGCGCAGACTTCATACTTTATGGGCCGATAGACGCTGCCGATCACATCTTCCCAGCAGCCAGCCTGATTAACGCTACTTACGGACAGATCCTCCTGGAAGAGGGAAAAAAGCTGGATCCGAAGCATCCAAGATTTAAGATATCAAGGTTCTAA
- the tmk gene encoding dTMP kinase → MKKEVFYVVRRIKEVVKKGFFICIEGIDKSGKTTQSRLLVDALRREGIEAYYTTEPSEGEIGRFIRRQILYTTHRAPAVVEALLFAADRADHIEREILPAISKGSTIICDRYVYSSIAYQGAAGLSIEWIKEINRFALKPDLAIYLDVPVEVALGRCGVKKSIMESRETQERVREIYLRFVDSGEMTLIDASGSVKEVADRVKGLVLQKMRDYADRI, encoded by the coding sequence GTGAAGAAGGAAGTCTTTTATGTTGTTAGGAGGATAAAAGAAGTCGTGAAGAAAGGGTTCTTCATCTGTATAGAGGGGATAGACAAGAGTGGGAAGACGACCCAATCAAGACTACTTGTGGATGCGCTGCGCAGGGAGGGAATTGAAGCTTACTACACTACTGAGCCAAGCGAGGGTGAAATAGGAAGATTCATAAGGCGTCAAATTCTTTATACTACGCATCGCGCCCCAGCAGTCGTTGAGGCCTTGCTCTTCGCGGCTGACAGGGCCGACCACATAGAAAGAGAAATTTTACCCGCTATCTCAAAAGGAAGTACTATTATCTGCGATAGATATGTTTATTCTTCAATCGCATATCAGGGCGCAGCCGGGCTGAGTATCGAGTGGATTAAGGAGATAAATCGGTTCGCCTTAAAGCCGGATCTAGCAATATACTTAGATGTGCCAGTTGAGGTTGCATTGGGTCGTTGCGGTGTCAAGAAGTCCATTATGGAGAGCCGGGAAACGCAAGAAAGGGTCAGGGAGATATATTTGAGATTCGTCGATTCCGGGGAAATGACTTTGATAGATGCAAGCGGATCGGTTAAAGAAGTGGCGGACCGTGTAAAAGGATTAGTACTCCAGAAGATGAGGGATTATGCTGATCGTATATAG
- a CDS encoding DUF1922 domain-containing protein, producing MERRYLIFSCPRCGAVRYAKQGQRTAECFTCGLKISIQDSRTKVLLRTDRLDEAIEAVKKYKMRLHSSR from the coding sequence TTGGAGAGGCGTTACCTGATATTTTCATGTCCTCGATGCGGAGCTGTCAGATATGCGAAACAAGGCCAGCGTACAGCGGAATGCTTCACATGCGGTCTAAAAATATCAATTCAAGATTCAAGAACAAAAGTACTGCTGAGAACAGATAGGCTAGATGAGGCGATTGAGGCTGTAAAGAAATATAAGATGAGATTACACTCGTCTCGATAG